A stretch of Salvelinus alpinus chromosome 4, SLU_Salpinus.1, whole genome shotgun sequence DNA encodes these proteins:
- the LOC139573975 gene encoding E3 ubiquitin-protein ligase E3D-like isoform X1: protein MGTHLDKSINVRFLFSVNLRLDIWLQLCWEILAKMRRDVATSYAEVSVTGGDSSLHIRTPRGLLIVELPAGVSLVEGSCREAPGTGDEIHFRMRLNVDQHTDDTEALGSVMERLLVQESYCFHCQSCGTRVLEERVFKRVLPLPNGNWSSLVDDWCCHPDPFANLKLLPRAEDCLLGDTHLLVHRDRGCEETLTQELSPRPITNKMADGQNQDTQKPNRRRTLISCKSCTAGLGEAVAPGTLKLYITEVTVRPSVGDSQFDTSLDRSLFLEQTIAARLVELSSSQSMFRFSIQTPDGKAFILLWLLNSDSLIVSLSATMSSTVRGDAVPSPSHRQCSERQSPTKAGSAVKVLYLPCSPSACTGSTHQDVVDTWEKDIGVHPVDLPQTTCQELLSVLTASTSCLPLSLHSMNSYQVAYMRL from the exons ATGGGAACTcatcttgataaatcaatcaatgtCCGATTTTTGTTTTCAGTGAATCTCCGTTTGGATATTTGGTTACAATTATGCTGGGAAATATTAGCTAAAATGAG GAGAGATGTGGCTACGAGCTATGCAGAGGTGAGCGTTACAGGAGGAGATTCGTCCCTCCACATCCGGACTCCTCGGGGCCTGCTAATCGTGGAGCTGCCAGCAGGGGTCAGCCTCGTGGAGGGCTCCTGCAGGGAGGCACCTGGAACAGGAGACGAGATACACTTCAGAATGCGCCTCAATGTGGACCAGCACACAGATGACACAG AGGCCCTGGGGAGTGTGATGGAGAGGCTGCTGGTCCAAGAGAGTTATTGCTTCCACTGCCAGTCCTGTGGGACCAGGgtgctggaggagag GGTGTTCAAGCGAGTGCTCCCTCTCCCCAACGGCAACTGGAGCTCTCTGGTGGATGACTGGTGCTGCCACCCGGACCCCTTTGCCAACCTGAAGCTGCTGCCCCGAGCGGAGGACTGTTTACTGGGCGACACTCACCTCCTTGTGCACCGGGATAGAGGCTGTGAGGAGACTCTCACCCAGGAGCTCAGCCCCAGGCCCATCACCAACAAAATGGCTGATGGTCAAAATCAGGACACACAG AAACCCAACCGCAGGCGTACACTGATCTCCTGTAAGAGCTGTACAGCCGGCCTGGGAGAGGCTGTGGCACCAG GGACCCTGAAACTCTACATCACAGAGGTGACAGTGAGACCCAGTGTGGGAGACAGCCAGTTTGATACCTCCCTAGACAG GTCACTGTTTCTGGAACAGACCATAGCTGCCAGACTGGTGGAgctgtcctcctcccagagcatGTTTCGTTTCTCTATCCAGACCCCAGATGGAAAAGCCTTCATATTG CTCTGGCTCCTGAACAGTGACTCCCtcatcgtctctctctctgccactatGTCATCGACTGTCAGAGGTGATGCTGTCCCCTCTCCCAGCCACCGCCAGTGTTCTGAGCGTCAATCACCCACTAAGGCTGGCAGCGCCGTCAAAGTCCTCTATCTCCCCTGTTCTCCCTCTGCCTGCACTGGGAGCACACACCAAGA TGTTGTAGACACCTGGGAGAAGGACATCGGTGTCCACCCCGTAGACCTGCCCCAGACCACGTGCCAGGAGCTGTTGTCGGTGCTGACAGCCAGTacttcctgtctccctctgtcgctGCATTCCATGAACTCCTACCAG
- the LOC139573975 gene encoding E3 ubiquitin-protein ligase E3D-like isoform X2 translates to MGENTKGAGDPSWVFIELRKRLQSGLLVLRRDVATSYAEVSVTGGDSSLHIRTPRGLLIVELPAGVSLVEGSCREAPGTGDEIHFRMRLNVDQHTDDTEALGSVMERLLVQESYCFHCQSCGTRVLEERVFKRVLPLPNGNWSSLVDDWCCHPDPFANLKLLPRAEDCLLGDTHLLVHRDRGCEETLTQELSPRPITNKMADGQNQDTQKPNRRRTLISCKSCTAGLGEAVAPGTLKLYITEVTVRPSVGDSQFDTSLDRSLFLEQTIAARLVELSSSQSMFRFSIQTPDGKAFILLWLLNSDSLIVSLSATMSSTVRGDAVPSPSHRQCSERQSPTKAGSAVKVLYLPCSPSACTGSTHQDVVDTWEKDIGVHPVDLPQTTCQELLSVLTASTSCLPLSLHSMNSYQVAYMRL, encoded by the exons ATGGGAGAAAATACCAAAGGAGCTGGGGACCCCAGTTGGGTGTTTATCGAACTAAGGAAGCGGTTGCAAAGTGGTCTTCTTGTTCTCCG GAGAGATGTGGCTACGAGCTATGCAGAGGTGAGCGTTACAGGAGGAGATTCGTCCCTCCACATCCGGACTCCTCGGGGCCTGCTAATCGTGGAGCTGCCAGCAGGGGTCAGCCTCGTGGAGGGCTCCTGCAGGGAGGCACCTGGAACAGGAGACGAGATACACTTCAGAATGCGCCTCAATGTGGACCAGCACACAGATGACACAG AGGCCCTGGGGAGTGTGATGGAGAGGCTGCTGGTCCAAGAGAGTTATTGCTTCCACTGCCAGTCCTGTGGGACCAGGgtgctggaggagag GGTGTTCAAGCGAGTGCTCCCTCTCCCCAACGGCAACTGGAGCTCTCTGGTGGATGACTGGTGCTGCCACCCGGACCCCTTTGCCAACCTGAAGCTGCTGCCCCGAGCGGAGGACTGTTTACTGGGCGACACTCACCTCCTTGTGCACCGGGATAGAGGCTGTGAGGAGACTCTCACCCAGGAGCTCAGCCCCAGGCCCATCACCAACAAAATGGCTGATGGTCAAAATCAGGACACACAG AAACCCAACCGCAGGCGTACACTGATCTCCTGTAAGAGCTGTACAGCCGGCCTGGGAGAGGCTGTGGCACCAG GGACCCTGAAACTCTACATCACAGAGGTGACAGTGAGACCCAGTGTGGGAGACAGCCAGTTTGATACCTCCCTAGACAG GTCACTGTTTCTGGAACAGACCATAGCTGCCAGACTGGTGGAgctgtcctcctcccagagcatGTTTCGTTTCTCTATCCAGACCCCAGATGGAAAAGCCTTCATATTG CTCTGGCTCCTGAACAGTGACTCCCtcatcgtctctctctctgccactatGTCATCGACTGTCAGAGGTGATGCTGTCCCCTCTCCCAGCCACCGCCAGTGTTCTGAGCGTCAATCACCCACTAAGGCTGGCAGCGCCGTCAAAGTCCTCTATCTCCCCTGTTCTCCCTCTGCCTGCACTGGGAGCACACACCAAGA TGTTGTAGACACCTGGGAGAAGGACATCGGTGTCCACCCCGTAGACCTGCCCCAGACCACGTGCCAGGAGCTGTTGTCGGTGCTGACAGCCAGTacttcctgtctccctctgtcgctGCATTCCATGAACTCCTACCAG